One stretch of Arachis hypogaea cultivar Tifrunner chromosome 20, arahy.Tifrunner.gnm2.J5K5, whole genome shotgun sequence DNA includes these proteins:
- the LOC112782882 gene encoding uncharacterized protein, giving the protein MQIGKFIGNSYNLREFIEHFQHYLEFMRRRDLVADYKSAYSEPLVKTKLEVLERYAATIYTKEVFLLFREVLLFSSNVRVVSRKKTTSCTLFEVTMYCQQRCWNVAWAKTEEEFTCSCLHIESFGIPCVYIVGVLVYLNITIIPAMLILERWTKRAKQPTLNTVTRVGEIPDAAYMSMHAAMFDDCRDLIRLSCRHFEYYFELKTRIANERAALREKHRLRAGTVDVGERLGVRDPLCARYKRCGRRAVTSRGKSRRVQRCRKCGNAGHNSRKCRSLFVDGSRDASAATSDWQNVDVVQEEDDMLEANDADEFNL; this is encoded by the exons ATGCAGATAGGGAAATTTATTGGCAACAGTTACAACCTTAGGGAATTCATTGAGCATTTTCAGCACTACCTGGAGTTCATGAGAAGGAGAGACCTGGTTGCAGATTACAAGTCTGCGTATAGCGAACCTTTGGTGAAAACCAAGCTGGAGGTGTTGGAAAGGTATGCAGCGACAATTTACACGAAGGAGGTATTCCTTCTTTTCAGagaggttcttctattttctAGTAACGTTAGGGTAGTTTCCAGAAAAAAGACAACCTCATGCACCCTATTTGAAGTTACGATGTACTGCCAGCAAAGGTGCTGGAATGTTGCATGGGCAAAAACCGAAGAGGAATTTACTTGCTCATGCTTGCACATAGAGTCTTTTGGCATTCCATGTGTTTACATAGTAGGTGTCTTGGTGTATCTGAACATTACCATTATCCCTGCTATGCTCATATTAGAAAGGTGGACAAAGAGAGCTAAACAACCGACGCTAAACACTGTTACACGTGTTGGAGAGATTCCGGACGCTGCTTACATGAGCATGCATGCAGCAATGTTTGATGATTGCAGAGACCTGATTAGATTGTCATGTCGACACTTTGAATATTATTTTGAGCTCAAGACTAGGATTGCAAATGAAAGGGCAGCTTTAAGAGAAAAGCATCGCTTACGAGCCGGGACTGTCGACGTGGGTGAAAGGCTTGGTGTTAGAGATCCTTTGTGCGCAAGGTACAAACGATGCGGTCGACGTGCAGTGACGTCAAGGGGAAAGAGTCGGAGGGTGCAACGGTGCCGCAAGTGTGGCAACGCTGGGCACAACTCTCGCAAGTGCAGAAGTTTGTTTGTTGATGGCAGCCGGGATGCTTCAGCGGCCACCTCAGATTGGCAAAACGTGGATGTGGTCCAGGAGGAGGACGACATGCTTGAAGCAAAT GATGCTGATGAATTTAACTTATAA